From the genome of Roseicitreum antarcticum:
TGCATTTATGCGATGCAGGTGACCGACACTCGGACATTCGACGCATATTGGGACGATCCAGTGTTTCATTCCAAACGTCCAGTACGCAACGGCACTCGGAAAACCATCATGGGTGACAATATCTACCATCGGTCGGCTGGAACTATGGCATGGATCCAGGAAGACTCACATCACAGCCAGGTTGACGGCAGCCCAGAACCATCCAATATCAAAAATGATACCCAGACAAACAGAGTGTTGATTTCGCGCCGATTTTACTATTTTGGCGCATTAGCCCCACTGGTTCCACATCACATTCTTACTCAACTCGGTTATCGCAACCAGATTGGGCACAGAAAATTCCCACTTGTAGGGGCTCAGCCCCTGCTGGACTGGATTGAAGCCAAATACAGGCGGCAGACCAACACTGTGATCGGTGATCCTTATCAGTTCATGGAGAGCGGTGCGCGCTACTCAAAGCGCATGGATAAAATCCTCGATTAGCACGAAAGGTTAACACAAGATGATCGGCTATCAAGGCACACTGCAGGACATGTTGAACAATTTGAAGGTGAAACGATGAAGCCGCCATTAAGCCCCTCAAACATTCTAGTGTCCGATTATCAAAAAGAAGTTGCGGAAACTGACCGATTTCGCACTGAAGATTTGACACCGATCCTGCTTGGTCTTTTCGGCGAAGTGGGCAGTGTTATGAGCACTTCGAAAAAACTGCAACGCGAAGGCAGTGCATTCGTTGGCTACCTGCGCGATGTCGAGGAAGAACTGGGCGATACGCTTTGGTATCTGACCGCTCTGTGCCGCCGGGTGAACATCCCGTTGACTGATTTGTTTGACGAAGTCTTGCGGAGTTCTGGGTTCACGAAAAGCA
Proteins encoded in this window:
- a CDS encoding Nmad2 family putative nucleotide modification protein yields the protein MILYMPHQPRSAERFMPSVYMYVVARDFGFAPNPFHGVCTLATCKPVIRKTAQVGDWVVGMGGAKLRAVGRCIYAMQVTDTRTFDAYWDDPVFHSKRPVRNGTRKTIMGDNIYHRSAGTMAWIQEDSHHSQVDGSPEPSNIKNDTQTNRVLISRRFYYFGALAPLVPHHILTQLGYRNQIGHRKFPLVGAQPLLDWIEAKYRRQTNTVIGDPYQFMESGARYSKRMDKILD